Proteins encoded together in one Thermococcus barophilus MP window:
- a CDS encoding DUF4139 domain-containing protein, whose translation MKKKILGGIFVAFLLLAMIVLHQTRAADESGTLVLYDSARIGVVEKTITLDLKKGFNEVPLAEIEGLNIEEITLKPLSDKVMVLGINSQAYPTKGVFEANIGKTVTIKLKGGETITGKFLGYKDGKIAVQGDSYYLIEPEEVAYMKITELGSKAKTQTYAIIQAEEDGKYKFKLIYRVQSIGWSSRYKLYLTNKALLFGYIVIDNPTNKTFEDFKVMLVSGEVNFYAPPQVVMEKVYATAEKAAAGIPEQPQKIEAFYLYNLGMLSVNSFEKKMIPYITQETSFEREYLYESYPYGGSNEIYEIISFKAEKVLPAGIVEIYKEMNDTTVLIGEQKIDHTAKGDTLRLKLGRDVDLKGKTEILEQRRESDSTYYKVRITIENFGNRTKEVVVRHYKWSGKILSSTVEPIDDTAHYVEFKITVKPGEKKEIVFDYKV comes from the coding sequence ATGAAAAAGAAAATTTTAGGTGGAATTTTTGTGGCTTTTTTGCTCTTGGCAATGATAGTACTTCATCAAACAAGGGCTGCAGATGAAAGTGGGACTCTGGTTCTCTACGACTCTGCACGCATTGGAGTTGTCGAGAAAACAATTACCTTGGATCTCAAAAAGGGATTCAACGAAGTACCTCTTGCGGAGATTGAAGGTTTGAATATCGAAGAAATTACTTTAAAGCCTTTGAGCGATAAAGTTATGGTCTTGGGAATTAATTCGCAAGCATACCCAACCAAAGGAGTGTTTGAAGCAAACATTGGAAAAACTGTCACAATAAAGCTGAAGGGCGGTGAAACAATAACGGGAAAGTTTTTAGGCTACAAAGACGGCAAGATAGCAGTTCAGGGGGATTCTTACTATCTGATTGAGCCCGAGGAAGTTGCATATATGAAGATCACTGAATTGGGAAGCAAAGCCAAAACTCAAACTTATGCCATTATACAAGCTGAAGAAGATGGAAAGTATAAGTTCAAGCTGATTTACAGAGTTCAGTCGATTGGCTGGAGCTCAAGGTATAAGCTCTACCTAACCAACAAAGCTTTGCTCTTTGGATACATAGTGATTGACAACCCTACAAACAAGACATTTGAAGACTTTAAAGTTATGCTTGTTTCGGGAGAAGTGAACTTCTATGCTCCTCCGCAAGTTGTTATGGAAAAGGTCTATGCGACGGCAGAAAAGGCAGCTGCTGGAATTCCAGAGCAACCTCAAAAAATTGAAGCATTCTACCTTTACAACCTTGGAATGCTTAGTGTAAACTCCTTTGAAAAGAAGATGATACCTTACATTACCCAAGAGACATCCTTTGAAAGAGAGTATCTATACGAGAGCTATCCCTACGGTGGAAGTAATGAGATTTATGAGATTATATCATTTAAGGCTGAAAAAGTGCTTCCCGCTGGCATTGTAGAGATTTACAAAGAAATGAACGATACAACAGTTTTAATTGGCGAGCAGAAAATTGACCATACCGCTAAAGGTGATACATTGAGGCTCAAGCTCGGAAGGGATGTTGATCTGAAAGGTAAAACAGAAATCCTTGAGCAGAGAAGAGAAAGCGATTCAACATACTACAAAGTGAGGATTACAATTGAGAATTTTGGAAACAGGACGAAAGAAGTTGTTGTCAGGCATTACAAGTGGAGCGGCAAAATATTGAGCTCTACAGTAGAGCCAATAGATGATACAGCACACTATGTGGAGTTTAAGATAACCGTAAAGCCAGGAGAAAAGAAGGAAATAGTATTTGACTACAAAGTTTAA
- a CDS encoding acetate--CoA ligase family protein yields MDRVSKAREIIEKAKAEGRPLVEPEAKEILKLYGIPTPDFKVARNEEEAVKFAREIGYPVVMKIVSPQIIHKSDAGGVKINIKNDDEAREAFRTIMENAKRYKPDADLWGVIIYKMLPLGKEVIVGMIRDPQFGPAVMFGLGGIFVEILKDVSFRVAPITKEEALEMIKEIKAYPILAGARGEKPVNIEALADIIVKVGELALELPEVKELDINPIFAYEDEAVAVDARMLL; encoded by the coding sequence ATGGATAGGGTTTCAAAAGCAAGGGAAATTATCGAAAAAGCCAAGGCTGAGGGCAGACCTCTTGTAGAACCAGAGGCTAAGGAGATTCTCAAGCTCTACGGCATTCCAACCCCAGATTTCAAGGTTGCAAGAAATGAGGAGGAAGCCGTTAAGTTTGCAAGGGAGATTGGTTATCCAGTTGTCATGAAGATTGTCTCACCACAGATCATCCACAAGAGCGATGCCGGCGGTGTTAAGATTAACATCAAAAACGATGATGAAGCAAGAGAAGCCTTCAGAACAATCATGGAAAATGCAAAGAGATACAAGCCAGATGCAGATCTTTGGGGTGTTATAATCTATAAGATGCTTCCACTCGGAAAGGAAGTTATCGTTGGTATGATTAGAGACCCACAGTTTGGTCCAGCTGTCATGTTTGGTCTTGGTGGTATCTTCGTTGAGATTCTTAAGGATGTCAGCTTTAGAGTTGCTCCAATAACAAAGGAAGAAGCACTTGAAATGATTAAAGAAATCAAGGCTTACCCAATTCTTGCCGGTGCAAGAGGAGAAAAACCAGTAAACATTGAGGCTTTGGCAGACATAATTGTTAAAGTTGGTGAATTGGCCCTCGAGCTTCCAGAAGTCAAAGAGCTTGACATCAACCCAATCTTTGCTTATGAGGATGAGGCAGTTGCAGTTGACGCAAGAATGCTACTTTGA
- the pyk gene encoding pyruvate kinase: MRLPSHKTKIIATIGPASNSKNMIERLIKAGMNVARINFAHGNFEQHAETIETIREVSERLNTRVAILGDLPGLKIRVGKLKGDAVVLHRGQTVVLTNRGIEGDETTIPVECEAFPKLVSKGDVIYLSDGYITLKVEDVQGNDVICRVIVGGTLFSRKGINIPKINLPLEAITERDLEILEFALEHGVDAVGISFVGSAYDVMKVKRFAEKRGKQIFTIAKIERPDAVRNFDEILNAADGIMIARGDLGVEMPIEKLPIIQKKLINKANLVGKPVITATQMLVSMTADKIPTRAEVTDVANAILDGTDAVMLSEETAIGKYPVEAVRMMARIAKTTEAYRESSGHTRMLEWKEKIPKRGTIKDAITRSIIEALNTVDIKYILTPTRTGQTARLISRFKPKQWILAFAEDEQVCNSLMFSYGVYPFCVEDTTNEQELIQLIKDLGIVKTNDTVLLTSGKPIEKTVGTNTIKIFTIA, encoded by the coding sequence ATGAGGCTTCCTTCCCATAAAACAAAGATAATTGCTACAATAGGGCCCGCCTCTAACTCAAAGAACATGATTGAAAGGCTGATAAAGGCTGGGATGAACGTTGCGAGAATCAACTTTGCGCATGGAAACTTTGAGCAACATGCAGAAACAATTGAAACGATAAGAGAAGTGTCCGAGAGACTAAATACCCGTGTAGCAATTCTTGGGGATTTGCCAGGCTTAAAAATTAGGGTGGGCAAGCTTAAGGGCGATGCTGTTGTTCTGCACAGAGGGCAAACTGTGGTGCTGACAAATAGGGGGATAGAAGGAGACGAAACAACAATTCCAGTGGAATGTGAGGCATTCCCAAAACTGGTTTCTAAGGGGGATGTAATATACCTAAGTGATGGATACATTACACTAAAAGTGGAGGATGTTCAGGGAAATGATGTTATCTGCAGGGTAATAGTTGGAGGCACACTCTTCTCAAGAAAAGGTATCAATATTCCAAAGATCAATCTTCCACTCGAGGCAATTACCGAGAGGGATTTAGAAATTTTGGAGTTTGCCCTTGAGCATGGTGTTGATGCCGTAGGGATTTCCTTTGTTGGTTCGGCATATGACGTTATGAAGGTCAAGAGATTTGCCGAAAAGAGAGGAAAACAGATTTTCACAATAGCAAAGATTGAGAGACCAGATGCCGTTAGAAACTTTGACGAGATACTCAATGCTGCAGATGGAATAATGATAGCACGTGGCGACTTAGGAGTTGAGATGCCAATAGAAAAGCTTCCTATAATCCAGAAAAAACTTATAAACAAGGCAAATCTTGTTGGAAAACCCGTCATAACAGCAACTCAAATGCTCGTATCAATGACTGCCGACAAAATCCCAACAAGGGCCGAGGTTACAGATGTTGCAAATGCTATATTGGATGGAACTGATGCTGTCATGCTCTCCGAGGAGACGGCAATAGGTAAGTATCCCGTTGAAGCCGTGAGGATGATGGCAAGAATTGCAAAGACCACTGAAGCATATAGGGAGTCTTCAGGACATACAAGAATGCTTGAATGGAAGGAAAAAATACCGAAAAGAGGTACAATAAAAGATGCCATAACGAGAAGCATAATTGAAGCATTAAACACGGTTGATATAAAGTACATTCTAACACCCACAAGAACAGGACAAACTGCCCGCTTGATTTCGAGATTCAAGCCAAAACAGTGGATATTGGCTTTTGCTGAAGATGAACAGGTCTGTAATAGCCTGATGTTCTCCTACGGTGTTTACCCCTTCTGCGTTGAGGATACCACAAATGAACAGGAGCTTATTCAGCTCATAAAGGATCTTGGAATTGTGAAGACCAACGATACTGTGCTTTTAACATCGGGGAAGCCAATAGAAAAGACAGTGGGGACAAATACAATAAAGATTTTCACGATCGCTTAA
- a CDS encoding COG2426 family protein, which translates to MNEFVYIFLLSLLPTFEGRYAIVYGIARGYPLWETLLTASLGVLLLSLTLPLFLPLIDVVMVNLEKTFLGKVAEVYLKYVQRVRKKAHPYVEKWGFYGLIIFVAVPLPGTGIWTGSLAAYIFGMENRKTIPALILGGLLSMMITLIPSLGFRFLV; encoded by the coding sequence TTGAATGAATTCGTATATATCTTCTTACTTTCACTATTACCAACTTTTGAGGGAAGATACGCAATAGTGTATGGAATTGCAAGAGGATACCCGTTATGGGAAACTCTTTTGACGGCTTCTTTGGGCGTTTTGCTCCTTTCTTTAACCTTGCCCCTGTTTCTACCTCTTATTGATGTTGTAATGGTCAATCTTGAAAAAACGTTTCTGGGGAAAGTGGCAGAGGTGTATTTAAAATATGTGCAGCGGGTTAGGAAGAAAGCTCACCCGTATGTAGAAAAGTGGGGATTTTATGGGTTGATAATATTTGTTGCTGTGCCTTTGCCTGGCACCGGGATCTGGACTGGGAGTTTAGCCGCTTACATCTTTGGAATGGAAAATAGGAAAACAATTCCCGCCCTGATTCTTGGCGGTTTGTTGAGCATGATGATAACATTAATCCCGAGTCTTGGATTTCGCTTTTTAGTTTAG
- a CDS encoding lysylphosphatidylglycerol synthase transmembrane domain-containing protein codes for MVPDEGVWEGKMIDITPYIKTLTSLNKRGFELIGIAVALYYLSALIYALRWKVVLNAIGKNIPIIELLRITLSSIFVNNVTPMSRGGGEILRITWVAKKYKIPVAISTVSIVYERILEIFPIIFLAVMGISYFAHHAILIILSLFLVAVIVWLNWEKIVILSFKLLKIKLSHEELVNLLSLRKRASLTMMGVGLSFLVWFLDIMRLKVIALAFSWNPSIKFLAIISLANLIFGLMAFTPGGIGIVEGGLIGTLVYFGIPSTLAISITLIERFISYVMSSAVGFATLVVSGGAEIWKALKSH; via the coding sequence GTGGTACCTGATGAAGGAGTATGGGAAGGGAAGATGATCGACATAACTCCATACATTAAGACACTTACCTCACTAAACAAAAGGGGATTCGAATTGATAGGCATTGCAGTTGCTTTGTACTACTTAAGCGCCCTTATCTATGCCCTTCGCTGGAAAGTTGTCCTAAATGCAATTGGAAAGAACATTCCCATAATCGAACTCCTACGAATAACCCTTTCCTCAATTTTTGTCAACAACGTGACCCCAATGAGCAGAGGTGGAGGGGAGATACTTAGGATAACTTGGGTTGCAAAAAAATATAAGATACCTGTTGCTATTTCAACAGTCAGTATAGTGTACGAGCGAATTTTGGAGATATTTCCGATAATTTTCTTAGCTGTTATGGGAATATCCTATTTTGCCCACCATGCCATTTTAATCATACTATCCCTATTTCTTGTTGCAGTTATTGTCTGGCTCAACTGGGAAAAGATTGTAATCCTATCATTTAAACTGCTCAAAATCAAATTAAGTCATGAGGAGCTTGTTAACTTGTTGTCTCTCAGAAAAAGAGCATCGCTAACTATGATGGGGGTTGGATTGAGCTTTTTAGTGTGGTTCTTAGACATCATGAGACTCAAGGTTATAGCACTTGCTTTTAGCTGGAATCCAAGTATAAAGTTTCTGGCAATAATCTCACTTGCAAACTTGATATTTGGCCTTATGGCATTTACCCCCGGGGGAATCGGCATAGTGGAAGGCGGACTAATAGGAACCCTTGTTTATTTTGGAATTCCCTCAACATTGGCAATCTCAATAACACTAATTGAACGCTTCATATCCTATGTAATGAGCTCAGCAGTAGGATTTGCAACATTAGTGGTGTCTGGAGGTGCTGAAATATGGAAAGCCTTAAAATCGCATTAG
- a CDS encoding glycosyltransferase family 4 protein: MESLKIALASDWFFPSTGGIEHHIHDLAKNLVEQGHDVHIITRLGEYPDNTLPYTVHRFKGRITVDSFHVSIGVDLLKRVNELYKKEHFDITHGHSIYSPIAVGVSNLSSGIRGVPSIITNHSFLGNSILNPTYILLLQTSLRKIDGFIAVSNAVKKDLENILRGSLRNRPIYVVPNGIDTNFWRPVEDKEEWKSKMGLDGGIVITTTSRLTKRKRVNVIPKLAKEIIEKYRIEDIKFVIIGDGPEKRRIKELIKAYHIQDKVLMVGKQPREKVREYLWASDIYLSPAIYEAFGIAALEALSCGVPVVANNHGGISEIVRHGVTGLISEDDMELLENVLYLLNNIELVEKMGKNARKIVKEEFTWEKIAKEIVEIYKKTIETFEERPFILYALHQMLKGGIKNAGVFNL, encoded by the coding sequence ATGGAAAGCCTTAAAATCGCATTAGCCTCTGATTGGTTCTTCCCAAGTACCGGAGGTATAGAACATCATATCCACGATCTCGCCAAAAACTTGGTTGAGCAGGGACATGATGTTCATATAATAACGCGTCTGGGAGAGTATCCAGATAATACTTTACCTTATACAGTCCACCGGTTTAAGGGGAGAATCACAGTTGACAGTTTCCATGTGAGTATAGGAGTTGATCTATTAAAACGGGTGAATGAACTCTACAAAAAAGAACATTTCGACATTACCCATGGACACAGCATCTACTCTCCAATAGCTGTTGGAGTCTCGAACCTCTCCAGCGGTATCAGAGGTGTTCCGAGTATCATTACAAATCACTCCTTTTTGGGAAATTCAATACTAAATCCAACATATATTCTCTTGCTTCAGACATCTCTCAGAAAAATTGATGGGTTCATAGCAGTTAGCAATGCTGTTAAGAAGGACTTGGAAAACATATTACGAGGAAGTTTAAGGAACAGACCGATATACGTTGTTCCAAATGGGATAGACACAAATTTCTGGAGACCTGTGGAAGATAAAGAGGAGTGGAAGAGTAAGATGGGATTAGATGGAGGAATAGTAATAACAACAACCTCACGACTTACAAAAAGAAAGAGGGTGAATGTAATACCCAAACTGGCAAAAGAAATTATAGAAAAATACAGGATAGAGGATATAAAGTTCGTTATAATAGGTGATGGTCCGGAGAAAAGGAGAATTAAAGAGCTCATTAAAGCTTATCATATCCAAGATAAGGTTTTGATGGTTGGAAAACAACCCCGGGAAAAGGTCAGGGAGTATCTCTGGGCAAGTGATATCTACCTATCCCCAGCAATTTATGAAGCATTTGGGATAGCAGCTCTTGAAGCACTTTCTTGTGGAGTCCCTGTAGTTGCAAACAACCATGGAGGAATAAGTGAGATAGTGAGACACGGTGTTACAGGGTTAATATCGGAGGATGACATGGAACTGCTTGAAAACGTTCTGTATCTGCTGAACAATATAGAGTTGGTTGAAAAGATGGGCAAAAATGCAAGAAAGATTGTAAAAGAGGAATTTACATGGGAAAAGATAGCAAAAGAAATAGTCGAGATATACAAGAAGACGATAGAAACATTCGAAGAGAGACCATTCATTCTGTACGCACTTCATCAGATGCTGAAGGGAGGAATAAAGAATGCTGGTGTCTTTAACCTTTGA
- a CDS encoding polysaccharide deacetylase family protein, with amino-acid sequence MLVSLTFDVEQDCPPYLNTTRGMEEGLPKILDLLNEKNVRATFFFTAEMARKYPNLAKRIIDEGHELACHGFNHERFDKLEKDRADFILEKALNILREFGDVVSFRAPNLQFPDYLFPALSKNGILLDSSKARYKGYKGGVKVVDGVLEVPVSITSSILRLPWSVQKAIHKKLREPRIYFAHPWEFVSMKKERIRLDCKFNTGDKALMFLERLIDYYKTQNAKFVMMQEYLNVYREI; translated from the coding sequence ATGCTGGTGTCTTTAACCTTTGATGTCGAGCAGGATTGTCCACCATACTTAAACACTACCCGAGGCATGGAAGAAGGTTTGCCAAAGATTCTTGATCTTCTTAACGAAAAAAATGTCAGAGCAACATTCTTCTTCACTGCCGAGATGGCAAGAAAATATCCAAATCTTGCAAAAAGGATCATTGATGAAGGACATGAACTTGCTTGTCATGGCTTTAACCACGAGCGGTTTGATAAACTGGAAAAGGATAGAGCAGATTTTATTCTTGAGAAGGCATTAAATATCTTGAGAGAATTTGGAGACGTTGTGTCCTTTAGAGCACCAAATCTCCAATTTCCCGACTATCTTTTTCCAGCTTTAAGTAAGAATGGAATACTCTTGGATTCTTCAAAGGCAAGATACAAAGGGTATAAAGGCGGAGTTAAAGTGGTTGATGGTGTTTTAGAGGTTCCAGTCTCAATTACATCTTCCATATTAAGACTACCTTGGTCAGTACAGAAGGCTATCCATAAAAAGCTAAGGGAACCCAGAATTTACTTCGCTCATCCTTGGGAATTTGTTTCAATGAAAAAGGAACGGATAAGACTTGATTGCAAGTTCAACACGGGAGATAAGGCTTTAATGTTTTTAGAGAGGTTAATTGATTATTACAAGACTCAAAACGCTAAATTTGTAATGATGCAGGAGTATTTGAATGTCTATCGGGAAATATAA
- a CDS encoding peroxiredoxin: protein MEYLEIPLLDENGQEVKLRDFLGRWVVLYVYPRDNTPGCTIEAKEFTELLPEFEKLGVLVIGVSKDSVESHRRFKEKHNLKVKLLSDPEAKLIRSLGAWGRKMRGEGVLRSTFIINPEGEIVWEKKRVKAKGHAVKVLEVVKELVKK from the coding sequence ATGGAGTATCTTGAGATTCCCCTTCTGGATGAAAATGGGCAGGAAGTAAAGCTGAGGGATTTTCTTGGCAGGTGGGTAGTCCTCTACGTGTATCCAAGGGACAACACCCCTGGCTGTACTATAGAGGCTAAAGAGTTCACAGAGCTTTTACCTGAATTTGAGAAGCTTGGAGTTCTTGTCATTGGAGTCAGCAAAGATTCCGTTGAGTCTCACAGAAGATTTAAAGAGAAACACAATCTTAAGGTTAAACTCCTCAGCGACCCAGAAGCTAAGTTGATAAGGAGTTTGGGGGCTTGGGGCAGAAAGATGAGGGGAGAGGGAGTATTGAGGAGCACCTTTATAATAAACCCCGAGGGAGAAATTGTGTGGGAAAAGAAGAGGGTTAAAGCTAAGGGACACGCTGTTAAGGTTCTTGAAGTTGTTAAAGAACTGGTGAAAAAATGA
- a CDS encoding TIGR04140 family protein, which produces MRIITPIPPEELKMILKKSNAAVRLEIKEAKPFHGMPRYEVIISGDKEEVEKFMEKLRLARAGG; this is translated from the coding sequence ATGAGAATAATAACTCCCATTCCACCAGAAGAGCTTAAGATGATCCTAAAGAAATCAAACGCTGCAGTTAGATTGGAGATTAAAGAAGCCAAACCTTTTCATGGAATGCCCAGGTATGAGGTGATTATTAGCGGAGATAAAGAGGAAGTAGAGAAGTTTATGGAAAAGCTTAGGTTAGCGAGAGCTGGGGGTTAG
- a CDS encoding radical SAM protein — protein MDMWFRRVDIGEIEKAKRAMPHYFEVLSGKEKPNFFYVKQVKVDFSKDDPLEELWNIHEEGMEKLRENDLSESPEKSLLDLKALIADRILEKCELCEIKCHVNRKESIGYCRVKDTLIASDFLHIGEEPELIPSYTIFFSGCNFRCVFCQNWDISQYRVGLRYSPEDMATKIAVAYAEGAKNVNFVGGEPTPNLPFILETLRYVKVPIPVVWNSNMYMSEIAMRLLDGIVDVYLADFKWGNNEDAIKYSKAPRYWEVVTRNFLLAKKHYKAEFLIRHLVMPNHLECCTKPILKWISENLGKEVRVNVMFQYRPEYRADRYPEIARRLNYEEMQRAAELAAEFELKNAMIG, from the coding sequence ATGGATATGTGGTTCCGCAGAGTAGATATCGGGGAAATTGAGAAAGCAAAGAGGGCAATGCCCCATTATTTTGAGGTGCTCTCTGGCAAAGAGAAGCCTAACTTTTTCTATGTCAAGCAGGTGAAGGTTGATTTTTCAAAAGATGACCCACTTGAAGAACTATGGAATATCCATGAAGAAGGTATGGAAAAACTGAGAGAAAACGATCTAAGCGAGAGCCCTGAGAAAAGTTTGCTTGATCTCAAAGCTTTAATAGCAGACAGAATCCTTGAGAAATGTGAGCTCTGTGAGATTAAGTGCCATGTAAACAGAAAGGAGAGTATTGGCTACTGCCGAGTTAAAGATACATTAATTGCAAGCGACTTTTTGCACATTGGAGAGGAGCCTGAATTAATTCCATCGTACACCATATTCTTTTCTGGGTGCAATTTTAGATGTGTATTCTGCCAGAACTGGGATATAAGTCAGTACAGGGTTGGATTAAGATATTCTCCAGAGGATATGGCGACTAAAATTGCCGTTGCATATGCAGAGGGAGCCAAAAATGTTAATTTTGTTGGGGGTGAGCCAACACCAAATTTACCTTTTATCCTTGAGACCCTCAGATACGTTAAGGTTCCAATTCCGGTGGTTTGGAACTCAAACATGTACATGAGTGAGATTGCAATGAGACTCTTGGATGGGATAGTCGATGTATACTTAGCCGATTTTAAGTGGGGCAACAACGAAGATGCCATTAAATACTCAAAGGCTCCTCGCTATTGGGAAGTCGTGACAAGGAACTTTCTCCTGGCTAAGAAGCACTATAAAGCAGAATTCTTGATAAGGCACTTGGTAATGCCGAACCATCTGGAATGTTGCACTAAGCCTATCTTAAAGTGGATATCGGAGAATCTCGGAAAAGAAGTTAGGGTAAATGTAATGTTTCAGTACAGACCAGAGTACAGAGCGGATAGATACCCGGAAATTGCCAGAAGGCTGAACTATGAAGAGATGCAGAGGGCTGCTGAGCTTGCTGCAGAGTTTGAGTTGAAAAACGCAATGATAGGATGA
- a CDS encoding ArsR/SmtB family transcription factor, which translates to MVGSIQELTVVAEALSVPIRVKILKMLCEKEWYVYELAKELNISRQLLYLHLKKLEKANLVESELRLEPGDPRAKKYYRAKPFRFVIDNDIIKNLKEE; encoded by the coding sequence ATGGTTGGAAGCATACAAGAACTGACAGTGGTTGCGGAGGCATTAAGTGTTCCGATAAGAGTCAAAATACTCAAGATGCTCTGTGAAAAGGAGTGGTATGTTTATGAGCTTGCAAAAGAGCTTAACATTTCAAGACAACTCTTGTATCTCCATTTGAAAAAACTTGAAAAAGCGAATCTCGTTGAAAGTGAGCTCCGGCTTGAACCCGGTGATCCAAGAGCTAAAAAATACTACAGGGCAAAACCTTTTAGGTTCGTAATAGATAATGACATTATAAAAAATCTGAAGGAGGAGTGA